In the Deinococcus ficus genome, one interval contains:
- a CDS encoding TlpA family protein disulfide reductase, with translation MTGAGRLLVPAALLGLLGLLAVGLTTPRKDPPNVLIGRAAPTFALKDLGTRGHDLAALRGRPVVVNFWASWCGPCRQEAPLFKQLSDAPGNVAYLGILYNDQPAGAQKFNAEYGLTYPTLLDPGSKAAMKYGIGQVPVTYVIDTGGNVVYSKLGPVTDEAEFRAALKTAGAQL, from the coding sequence GTGACGGGCGCCGGCCGCCTGCTGGTGCCCGCCGCGCTGCTGGGCCTGCTCGGCCTGCTGGCCGTGGGCCTGACCACGCCGCGCAAGGACCCGCCGAACGTCCTGATCGGCCGGGCCGCGCCCACCTTCGCCCTGAAGGACCTCGGCACCCGCGGGCACGACCTCGCCGCGCTGCGGGGCCGGCCGGTCGTGGTGAACTTCTGGGCGTCGTGGTGCGGGCCGTGCCGGCAGGAAGCGCCGCTGTTCAAGCAGCTCTCGGACGCGCCGGGGAACGTGGCGTACCTGGGAATTCTGTACAACGACCAGCCGGCCGGCGCGCAGAAATTCAACGCCGAGTACGGCCTGACGTACCCCACGCTGCTGGACCCCGGGTCGAAGGCCGCCATGAAGTACGGCATCGGGCAGGTTCCGGTGACGTACGTGATCGACACGGGAGGGAACGTGGTGTACAGCAAGCTCGGCCCGGTGACCGACGAGGCCGAATTCCGGGCCGCCCTGAAGACCGCCGGGGCGCAGCTGTGA